The genomic window CCGCGCAGCGAACAGACCACCCCGACGATCGGGGTGACGGATCCGGCAGGATCACTGCCATCGATGTCTGCTTCGGCGATGTAGCTTCTGCATTCGACAGAGCAGATCTCGTGGTGCGTGGCCGCTACTCAAATCCCCGGTTGACCGGCGCGCCGATCGAACTCAGAGGCCTTGTCGCCGAGTGGGACGACGAGGTCGATGGAGGCCCAGTGCTCCATCTCTGGGGTCCCACCAAGAACGTATTCTTCACTCAAAGAACGGTGGCTTCCCTCCTAGGAATCGAGCTGGATCAGGTGGTGATCCACGGCGTTGACGTAGGTGGCGCATTCGGCGTCCGGGGCGAGTTCTATCCGGAAGACTTCCTTATCCCTTGGGCGGCCCGTCGCGTCGGCCGGGGTGTCGCTTGGGTCGAGGATCGCCGGGAGCACATGTTGGCAATGAATCACTCGCGTCAGCAGGAACACGATTACGAACTGGCCGTCACCCGCAACGGTGATCTTCTGGCGTTTCGTGATGTGGTATCGATCGATGCCGGGGCATATGCCAGACCGATTGGCATCCGGCAGGCTTCGATCCTGATGAAGAGCCTCCCAGGTCCATACAGGTGGGAGGCCATGGAGATGCAAATTGACAGCGTCACCACCAACAAGACACCGGTCGGCAATCTGCGCGGGCCGGGTGGAACGGAGGCGACGTTCGTCCGTGAAAGAGCGATCGACCGTGCCGCCCGCCAGCTCGATATCGATCCGATAGAGATTCGGCGCCGGAATCTGATCTCGCACGCGCAGCTCCCGTATGTCGTCGAGTTGGAAGGGTCACATCCAGAGGTGATTGCCTATGACTCGGGCGACTACGAGGCCATCCTCGACTCGTTCCTTGACGTGTCTGATCTCAAGAGCCTTCGCAACGAGATCTCCCGGCGCCGCGGCGAGGGCGAGAGTATCGGTCTCGGTATAGCGCTCTTTGTCGAGCACTCTGGAACGGGGATAACGGAGACTGTCCGTGTTGACCTCGCTGAGGACGGTCTATTGATTGTGAAGACGGGCGCCTGCGACCTCGGTCAGGGTCTCACCGAGTTCATTCTCCGTGTTTGCGAACAGGAACTCGGTATCGGGGCAGATCACGTACGCGTGTTGTCGGGCGACAGTCGATCTGACGTGGACGCTCGTGGAACCTTTGGTAGCAGAACGGCGATCTTCGTCGGGAATGCAGTCGCGGATGCTATAGCCAAGCTCCGGGCGGAGGCGATAAGTCGAGCGGCGTCGATTCTGGGCGGACCGACCGACGAGATCCAAACCGGCCGTGACGGCCTCACCTGGGACCGCCAGTTCCTTCACTGGAAGGAGGTCGCCCCGATCGGGTTTGCGGGTGTTCACGAGGGAGAACTCACTTGGGGTTTCGGAGGTCACATTGCCTTGGTGACGGTCGACATCGGAACCTTTGATGTGCAAGTCGAACGACTCGCGGTGACCTACGATTGTGGTCGCATCATCAATCCCCAGGCGGTCGAAGGCCAGTTGCGAGGGGGCTCCGTCTTCGGTCTGGGCGGGGCTCTTTTCGAGGAGATCCCGTATGACGAACAGGGCCAACCGTTGGCCACCAACCTGATGGACTACTTGCTGCCTACCTACCGGGAGACCCCTTCGGTCCAAGTGTTCGCCGTCGAGAGCGAGCCGGCCCCCGGCAACTACCTCGGTGTCAAGGGCGCCGCAGAAGCGGGCGTAATCGGTGTAGGCGGAGCAGTGGCGAACGCGGTAGCCGACGCGCTCGGCACTGCGATCGGTGACAGGATTGTCGAACTGCCTCTCCGCCCAGACAGGTTGTTGGATCTGGTCGATTCACCGAGTGACTCATCGGACGGCTCGTGATGCTCGACGGGATTGTCTTTGGCCCACGCAAGGGGACCGCGGCCTATCGGGAGCGACCATGAAGCCCGCCAAATTCACATACCACCGAGCAGAAGACGTGGAACAGGCCATCAGCCTTCTGACGGATCTCGGCGCAGACGCCAAGATTCTTGCGGGTGGCCAGAGCTTGATGCCGATGATGAACTTCCGGCTGGCTCGGCCAACAGCGCTGGTCGACATTTCCGGGATCCCCGGTCTGTCGCATATCACGCGACAGACCGGTGGCATGGATCTTGGTGCGCTCGCCACACATTGGCAGCTGGAGCACTTCTCGTCTTTTCCCGGTGCGCTCGCCGTTGTAGCTGAGACGGCACAATGGATCGGACACCCGGCGATCCGACGGCGGGGAACGATTGGGGGCAGCCTCGCCCACTCGGATCCTGTCGCCGAGTGGTGTGTGTTGATGACGGCCCTGAACGCTGTGGTTGT from Acidimicrobiia bacterium includes these protein-coding regions:
- a CDS encoding xanthine dehydrogenase family protein molybdopterin-binding subunit; the encoded protein is MDHPVIHREIPLRGGSETERLVSGGHRYVADHICSEHVWARVVRSNFAHGRLVGIETSDAVDAEGVLAVLTAIDFVEPVPSIPLRGSGPWTADLQQPVLASDRVRYVGEPVAVVIAETAHLAEDAAELVRVEIEPLAVVTHTAQRTDHPDDRGDGSGRITAIDVCFGDVASAFDRADLVVRGRYSNPRLTGAPIELRGLVAEWDDEVDGGPVLHLWGPTKNVFFTQRTVASLLGIELDQVVIHGVDVGGAFGVRGEFYPEDFLIPWAARRVGRGVAWVEDRREHMLAMNHSRQQEHDYELAVTRNGDLLAFRDVVSIDAGAYARPIGIRQASILMKSLPGPYRWEAMEMQIDSVTTNKTPVGNLRGPGGTEATFVRERAIDRAARQLDIDPIEIRRRNLISHAQLPYVVELEGSHPEVIAYDSGDYEAILDSFLDVSDLKSLRNEISRRRGEGESIGLGIALFVEHSGTGITETVRVDLAEDGLLIVKTGACDLGQGLTEFILRVCEQELGIGADHVRVLSGDSRSDVDARGTFGSRTAIFVGNAVADAIAKLRAEAISRAASILGGPTDEIQTGRDGLTWDRQFLHWKEVAPIGFAGVHEGELTWGFGGHIALVTVDIGTFDVQVERLAVTYDCGRIINPQAVEGQLRGGSVFGLGGALFEEIPYDEQGQPLATNLMDYLLPTYRETPSVQVFAVESEPAPGNYLGVKGAAEAGVIGVGGAVANAVADALGTAIGDRIVELPLRPDRLLDLVDSPSDSSDGS